In Dermacentor variabilis isolate Ectoservices chromosome 1, ASM5094787v1, whole genome shotgun sequence, the genomic stretch TCTTGCCAACTGTGCCATCAAGCATGGCATAGCAGAGGACACTTTACTCCTGTGTCTTGTTACAGCCACATCCCACCTTATGGGTCTTTCATCATCAACAAAAATTTGTCTGTCATCGACTTGGCAAGAAAATCCTGTGCTCTGGTCTTCTGTCTTGGTGCCAAGGGAACACAGTTGTCACAATTTTGTCTGGACCCTACAAAAACTTCTTTGTGACTTGCACTCAGAACTGCCTTCCAGGGATATTGCAGCAAAGCCTGTAGTAGTGGATGAAGCATCATGTACTAGCCTTACCAGGTTGCTGACACTGCCACAGGTTGGGCCTGTTATAGGTGCACATACGTCTTTCGAGCAAGTAAAATCCGTTTTCTCATCTGTTGGGAAAGGAAAGTTTGAAAGACTTGCCTTGGGTGTGCCCGTGCTATGGTGTCCAGTAACTTCTGATGTCCCTTTCTTGAGTGAAGCACGTTTTAATCTTTGCTGTATCACAGACCCATATACTTTTCATTCTGTTCTATCTTCAAAGCTGTATGAAAACTTGGAATTCCAGGAATGCATGTGGCCTAATGTTCTCCTTGCTTGTGGTCATGAAAGATCACTGGACCTGGCCACTGTATATGAACAGGTAGCAGATGTGGAGGTAGACAGGTTGAAAGCCTTGCTGCTTTCCATTGCAGAAGCACATTGCTTACCTGTGCAGTACAAGTTATCAGAGGAAGCAAGGTGTGTTCTTCCGCAACTTATGTCGAAGTTCAAGCAGCTGGCATTAAGTTGGAATTGCCGAGTTGCACTGTTCAAGACAGCCACTAGTCAGATCTTTCGGTTGGCTGCAGCACTATATGTTTTGGATGGTTGTCTTAGTGCAGCGATTCAGCCTGACATACGTGAGTATGAAATACCTGCAGCACATGTTTGGGAAGCACATGACATAGTTATGCACACATTGCGAATTAAAGCAGAGTTTCTTGAATGTCCACTTCGAGACGAGTTGTTCCACACTGTTGAGAGCCCCAGAACATCCCATCAGAGCAACAGCTTTCAGCATTGTGCAAATGGAACAGTATCCAATATTTCTGTTTCGTCAGTTTTCTGTGTGGCACCTGATGTACAGATGCAGCCAAACCACGAGCAAGTTCCAGTACCTGTTCCAATTCCTCGTGAGCTTTCTGTGTCTATTGTTCAATCGCCAGCGCGGGACAATGAGCTCAGTGGTTCACACATCTCACTACCTGAGCAACAAGAATCCTTCATTTCATTCAGCTCTATTATTCCAGATTCGCAAGAGGAGTTTGTTGACAAATTTCACTACAAAATCAGGCGGCTGCT encodes the following:
- the LOC142557354 gene encoding uncharacterized protein LOC142557354 isoform X1, coding for MAESGQVRLSHDELLQAHRKERKELQGAVKCQQYHLNTQQFEVCFRRLQSIPFPANNIVSLHLHEFLANCAIKHGIAEDTLLLCLVTATSHLMGLSSSTKICLSSTWQENPVLWSSVLVPREHSCHNFVWTLQKLLCDLHSELPSRDIAAKPVVVDEASCTSLTRLLTLPQVGPVIGAHTSFEQVKSVFSSVGKGKFERLALGVPVLWCPVTSDVPFLSEARFNLCCITDPYTFHSVLSSKLYENLEFQECMWPNVLLACGHERSLDLATVYEQVADVEVDRLKALLLSIAEAHCLPVQYKLSEEARCVLPQLMSKFKQLALSWNCRVALFKTATSQIFRLAAALYVLDGCLSAAIQPDIREYEIPAAHVWEAHDIVMHTLRIKAEFLECPLRDELFHTVESPRTSHQSNSFQHCANGTVSNISVSSVFCVAPDVQMQPNHEQVPVPVPIPRELSVSIVQSPARDNELSGSHISLPEQQESFISFSSIIPDSQEEFVDKFHYKIRRLLICGKTLLTPTLVAQMKYVSVTDPNIPGKPRYPTQLAALFLERVAALGFGTMLTRHDSHSKKLLFRKTDYQHLGQAQLKLLQNLRVTREQYLQGCQRPRAASYWETGSGVPIRLPHSPQSLPVKQEVIDIN